In Actinomycetota bacterium, the sequence CGATCGGGGCGATCGACAACAGCGCGAGCACGAACGTGATCGACCACGTCCTCGTGAGCCAGTTGAACGCGCTGTTGTCACGGGCGAGGACGTCGAAGCGTCCGACGATGAGGATCGAGATCACGAGCACGGGAAAGGCCAACAAGATGTCGATGACGATGGAGATCACCCGGTCCATCCAGCCGCGGAAGTAGCCGGACACGAGCCCGAGCACACCGCCGATGAGGAGCCCGACGACGATCGACGAGAAGGCCACCCGCAACGAGATCTGGGCGCCGTATATGCAGCGGGAGAAGACGTCTCGCCCGAGCTGGTCGCTGCCGAACCAGAAGGCGGATCCTGGGCGGGCACCGAAGTTGCCGGCTCCCTCGAAGCGTTCGTTGGGGTCGACGATGAACGGGACCACGTCGGCGAACACGGCGAGCAGCACGAGCGCCGCCAGCCAGATGACGCCGAAGAGGAGCCCGATCTTGGGCAGCCGTCGGCGCTTGCGTACCGGCGGGGGAGCGACGGGTTCGCCGCCCTCCACCTCGGTGACCAGGCCGACGGCGACGAGCGGGTCGATGTTGTCGGTGCGGGGCTCGCTCATCTTGGCGTCCACCTCGTGTCGGACTTCTGCATGCCGCTACCCGAGCGCTCGCGCATGTCGGATGCGGGGATCGATCACGGCGTACAACAGGTCGACGAGCAGGTTCGCGGTGACGACGACGACGACGAGCAGCGCGGTGACCGCCTGGATGACCAGCAGGTCGTTCTGCTGGACCGCGAACACCAGCCGGTCACCGATGCCCTTCGGCCCGAAGAACTGCTCGGCGATCACCGCCCCGCCGACGAGCCCGGAGAGCTGCAGCGCGACGCTCGTGACGAGCGACAGGATGGAGGCCCGCAGCGCGTGGCCCCACAGGATGCGCTTGGGCGACATGCCCTTCGCACGGGCGAGCATGATGAAGTCGCTCTGGAGCGTGGAGATCATGTCGGCGCGCAGGAAGCGACTCCACACCGCGGCCAGCCCGAGCGCGAGCGTCAGCGAGGGCAACAAGAAGTTGCGGAAGTGGTCCCACGGGTTGTCCCACGGCGCGACGTAGACCGACAGCACAGGGAAGGTCTCGAAGCGCACCGCCACGAACAGCAGCAGCAGCACTGCGAACACGAGCGGGGGCACCGAGATGAACGCGAATGAGACGAGGCTCGTCGATCGGTCGAACAGGCCGTCGCGGCGGTACGCGGCGTAGACGCCGAGCGGGACGGCCACGAGCAGGCCGAGCAGGATCGCCCAGAAGCCGATGAAGAAGCTGGCCGGGAGGCGCTGGCGGAACATGTCGGCCACGCTCTGGGACTGGGCGTAGCTGTAGCCGAAGTCACCGGTGAGCATGTCCTTCAGCCAATAGAAGTACTGCACGAAGATGTTGCGGTCGAGATAGGGGTAGTCAGCCCGCACCTTTTCGATCACCTCGTCGCTGACCGTGCCCCCGGCAAGGTCGCGTACGGGATCGCTTGACCCGATGCGGGTGGCCACCATCACGACGAACGTGACGATTACGAACACGATCGCGAACTGGGCTATCCGCTGCAGTGCGTAACGCAAGGGCGCCTACCTCGTGGCGATTGGTCTCGGACAGGACTGGACTCGGCTGGACAACAGGAAACGCGTCATCGGCCACCGCAGTGGCCGAGTCGCCCCGCGACGGGCGACCCGGCCACATGGATGGTCCTATCAGGACCCTTGGAAGACGGCCGTCAACCAGACCTGACCGGGGAAGCCGGCGCCGTCGCGCAAGAAGCCGTCGCCGTCGGCCTGGGGCGTCTGCCCGATGCCTTGCACCGACGTGTTGCTGACGACACCCCACTTCGTGAACGACGTCGGGATGATGAAGCACTGCTCGGCGAACCGGCGGTTGATGTCCTCGGCGTAGCTGCGGCGCAAGTCGGGATCGAGCTCCTGGCGGCTCTTGTCGAGCAGGTCGTCGATCACGGTGTCACGCAGGCGTCCGAAGTTCAGGGCGAGCTGTCCGTCGTCGGAGGCAGCAGAGCTGTGCCACCAGTAGTACTGGGTGTCGGCGAACAGCCCGGCGTGGTTGCGCCAGCCGAAGGCGTCGAACGCCGCGTCGCCGAAGAGGGCGTTGTTGATCAGCTTCGACTGCTCGATCTGGTCGATCGTGACGTCGACACCGACCTGACCCCACGCCTCTTGGATGTACTGCGCGGTCAGCAGGTTGACCGTGGCGGTGGTGGTGGAGTAGTTGATCGTCAGCGGGCCGTTTGCCGCCTCGTAGGCCTCGATCGCCGCCGATGCGGCCGCCTGGTCGTAGGGCAGCGAGCCGTTGTCGGCGAGGTAGCCCTCCTGGCCGGGCGAGAACGGACCGTTGGCCGGGTCGGCGTTGCCGTTGGCGATGACGTTGATCAAGTCTTCCTTGTCGATCGCCTGCAGCAGCGCGCAGCGCACGCTCTGGTCCGCAAGGTACGGCTTGGTCAGGTGCATGAGGATGTAGTTCGTCTCGCCGTACTGGTTCTGCAGCAGCGTCGGGAAGTCCTCGTTGCCCTCGAGGTCCGAGAGCACCGCCGCGTCAGAGGTGGACATCATGTCGAGGTCACCGCTCTGCAGCGCAGTTGCCCGGGTCTGGGAGTCGGGGATCACCTTGAACTCGATCGAATCGAGGTAGGGGAGCTGGTTGCCGTTCGCATCGGAGAGCCAGTAGTTCTCGTTGCGGTTGACGACCATGTTGTCGCCGGGAGCGAAGCTGCCGAACACGAACGGCCCGGTGCCGACGGCCTGGGGCGCAAGTGTCGGGTCGGCGTCGGCGGCGGCGAGCCACGTCGGCGACGCGATCAGGCCGAACTGGCCGCCGAGGTAGTACGGGAACAACGGCCAGGTGATCGGGTTGGCCGGGTCGCCGTCCTTGCCGGTCTGCAGCGTGAACGTCATGTCGTCGAGCTTTTCGATCAACAGCAGGCCGTCCGTACCGAGGGCGAGGTCCTTCACAGCGGCCTTGACCAGGATCCCCGAAGCGGTGCGCTTCAGGTTGTCGATCACTGCGTCGGCGTTCAGCGGCGTCCCGTCGTGGAACGAGATGCCCT encodes:
- a CDS encoding ABC transporter permease, which produces MSEPRTDNIDPLVAVGLVTEVEGGEPVAPPPVRKRRRLPKIGLLFGVIWLAALVLLAVFADVVPFIVDPNERFEGAGNFGARPGSAFWFGSDQLGRDVFSRCIYGAQISLRVAFSSIVVGLLIGGVLGLVSGYFRGWMDRVISIVIDILLAFPVLVISILIVGRFDVLARDNSAFNWLTRTWSITFVLALLSIAPIARIVRAQTLSISQREFVLAARSLGAKNGRILVREVLPNLIPAMTSVVFTGVALLLVAEGGLAFLGYSVKPPSPSWGLMVAENRPRIEQAWWPTIFPCIMFFVTVLAFNLIGDRVARRFDIREAAL
- a CDS encoding ABC transporter permease, giving the protein MRYALQRIAQFAIVFVIVTFVVMVATRIGSSDPVRDLAGGTVSDEVIEKVRADYPYLDRNIFVQYFYWLKDMLTGDFGYSYAQSQSVADMFRQRLPASFFIGFWAILLGLLVAVPLGVYAAYRRDGLFDRSTSLVSFAFISVPPLVFAVLLLLFVAVRFETFPVLSVYVAPWDNPWDHFRNFLLPSLTLALGLAAVWSRFLRADMISTLQSDFIMLARAKGMSPKRILWGHALRASILSLVTSVALQLSGLVGGAVIAEQFFGPKGIGDRLVFAVQQNDLLVIQAVTALLVVVVVTANLLVDLLYAVIDPRIRHARALG
- a CDS encoding ABC transporter substrate-binding protein, with amino-acid sequence MRTTTKRRRKPGVLFGSMLVSFVLVAAACGDKDDGGDGGDSSEAPDETTGSTDGGTDTTGAPDSTAVVTTAPQETQPPAPEPEYGGTIVVGGEAEVANPWIPAAMQCDSYCQMRARSFFDPLVVVDQDLNWRPFLAESIEANEDSTVFTVKVREGISFHDGTPLNADAVIDNLKRTASGILVKAAVKDLALGTDGLLLIEKLDDMTFTLQTGKDGDPANPITWPLFPYYLGGQFGLIASPTWLAAADADPTLAPQAVGTGPFVFGSFAPGDNMVVNRNENYWLSDANGNQLPYLDSIEFKVIPDSQTRATALQSGDLDMMSTSDAAVLSDLEGNEDFPTLLQNQYGETNYILMHLTKPYLADQSVRCALLQAIDKEDLINVIANGNADPANGPFSPGQEGYLADNGSLPYDQAAASAAIEAYEAANGPLTINYSTTTATVNLLTAQYIQEAWGQVGVDVTIDQIEQSKLINNALFGDAAFDAFGWRNHAGLFADTQYYWWHSSAASDDGQLALNFGRLRDTVIDDLLDKSRQELDPDLRRSYAEDINRRFAEQCFIIPTSFTKWGVVSNTSVQGIGQTPQADGDGFLRDGAGFPGQVWLTAVFQGS